The following are encoded together in the Sphingomonas insulae genome:
- a CDS encoding acetyl-CoA carboxylase carboxyltransferase subunit alpha, with translation MASFLEFEKPIAELQGRIDELRATAADGTIDIGADLARLQAKSDKLLRDTFAKLTPWQKTQVARHPERPHFKDYVAGLFDEFVPLAGDRAFGDDQAIMGGFASFRGRKVMVLGHEKGSDTATRLRHNFGMGKPEGYRKAIRLVELADRFGLPVVTLVDTMGAFPGIEAEERGQAEAIARSTEACLAAGVPVIAAIVGEGGSGGAVALAAGNRVLMFEHAIYSVISPEGCASILWRTADKAADAAEAMRVTAQDLKTFGVIDTIVPEPLGGAHRDPAEAIRLLGDALAAALDTLDHRDAAALRQERRDKFLAMGRL, from the coding sequence ATGGCGAGCTTTCTCGAATTTGAAAAACCGATTGCCGAACTGCAGGGGCGGATCGACGAACTGCGTGCGACCGCGGCGGATGGCACCATCGACATCGGCGCCGACCTGGCGCGGCTGCAGGCGAAGTCCGACAAGCTGTTGCGCGATACCTTCGCCAAGCTGACGCCGTGGCAGAAGACGCAGGTGGCCCGCCACCCCGAACGACCGCATTTCAAGGATTACGTCGCCGGGCTGTTCGACGAATTCGTGCCGCTGGCCGGCGATCGTGCCTTTGGTGACGACCAGGCGATCATGGGCGGCTTTGCCAGCTTTCGCGGGCGCAAGGTCATGGTCTTGGGCCATGAAAAGGGTTCGGACACCGCCACCCGGCTCCGCCACAATTTCGGCATGGGCAAGCCCGAGGGCTATCGCAAGGCGATCCGGCTGGTCGAACTGGCGGACCGGTTCGGGCTGCCGGTGGTGACGCTGGTCGACACGATGGGCGCCTTTCCCGGTATCGAGGCGGAGGAGCGCGGCCAGGCCGAGGCGATCGCCCGCTCGACCGAAGCGTGCCTGGCGGCGGGCGTACCGGTCATCGCCGCGATCGTCGGCGAAGGCGGATCGGGCGGCGCGGTGGCGCTGGCCGCGGGCAATCGCGTGCTGATGTTCGAACATGCGATCTATTCGGTCATCAGTCCCGAAGGCTGCGCATCGATCCTGTGGCGGACCGCGGACAAGGCCGCCGACGCGGCCGAGGCGATGCGGGTGACCGCGCAGGACCTGAAGACGTTCGGCGTGATCGATACCATCGTGCCCGAACCGCTGGGCGGCGCACACCGCGACCCGGCGGAGGCGATCCGCCTGCTCGGCGATGCACTGGCCGCGGCGCTCGACACGCTGGACCACCGCGATGCCGCGGCGCTGCGCCAGGAACGGCGCGACAAGTTCCTGGCGATGGGCCGGCTCTGA
- a CDS encoding tyrosine recombinase: MGQDRALIERFLEMLAAEAGAAANTIAAYRSDLSLASATLDGGLSTAGAVQLQALAEDWRALARSTVARKSAALRRFYAFLADEGHRADDPGKALPRPGTARPLPKVLSHADVDRLFAVIAERCAVERPSPGDLRLAALVELLYGSGLRATELVGLPRNAIHPDRPYLILRGKGGRERLVPISDRARAAVAAWRTHVAAATAWLFPSGRSHLSRVRLYQLVKVLAADAGIPPDRVSPHVLRHAFATHLLAGGADLRALQSMLGHADIATTEIYTHVDASRLVELVNTRHPLADTGRVDAGARRP, encoded by the coding sequence ATCGGGCAGGACCGCGCGTTGATCGAGCGGTTTCTCGAAATGCTCGCAGCGGAGGCGGGGGCCGCGGCGAATACGATCGCGGCCTATCGCAGCGATCTGTCGCTGGCCTCCGCCACGCTGGACGGCGGATTGAGCACCGCCGGTGCGGTGCAGTTGCAGGCGTTGGCGGAGGACTGGCGTGCGCTGGCGCGCAGCACGGTGGCGCGCAAATCCGCGGCGTTGCGGCGGTTCTACGCCTTCCTCGCCGACGAGGGGCATCGGGCGGACGACCCCGGCAAGGCGCTGCCCCGCCCGGGCACGGCACGACCGCTGCCCAAGGTGCTGAGCCACGCCGATGTAGACCGCCTGTTCGCCGTGATCGCGGAACGTTGCGCGGTCGAGCGGCCATCGCCGGGCGACCTGCGGCTCGCGGCGCTGGTCGAGCTGCTCTATGGATCGGGACTGCGCGCGACCGAGCTGGTCGGCCTGCCCCGCAACGCCATCCATCCCGACCGGCCCTATCTGATCCTGCGCGGCAAGGGCGGTCGCGAGCGGCTGGTGCCGATATCGGACCGGGCGCGGGCGGCGGTGGCGGCGTGGCGGACCCATGTCGCGGCAGCGACGGCGTGGCTGTTCCCGTCGGGCAGATCGCACCTGTCGCGGGTTCGGCTGTATCAGCTGGTGAAGGTGCTGGCGGCCGATGCCGGCATTCCGCCCGACCGGGTGAGCCCGCACGTGCTGCGCCATGCGTTCGCCACGCATCTGCTCGCCGGGGGCGCCGACCTGCGCGCGCTGCAATCGATGCTGGGCCACGCCGATATCGCGACGACCGAAATCTACACGCACGTCGATGCCAGCCGCCTGGTCGAACTGGTCAACACCCGCCACCCCCTCGCCGACACGGGCCGCGTTGACGCAGGCGCGCGTCGCCCGTAA
- a CDS encoding shikimate kinase, which yields MLQSAHPPIAGTDRSAQQRPIVLVGLMGVGKSTVGRRLAGRLRLPFVDADTAIEEAAGMTVAEIFERFGEPYFRDGERRVIARLMDGRPKVIATGGGAFINDDTRALILATSTAIWLHAHPDVLAERVGRRDTRPLLRGRNPRQVLSELATVRNPIYAEAHIHITSNKSPHDTTVNAILQAIGFGRAAPEA from the coding sequence ATGTTGCAAAGCGCTCATCCCCCCATCGCCGGCACCGACCGGTCCGCGCAGCAACGGCCGATCGTGCTCGTCGGACTGATGGGCGTCGGCAAGTCGACGGTCGGGCGCCGCCTGGCCGGGCGGCTGCGCCTGCCGTTCGTCGATGCGGACACCGCGATCGAGGAGGCCGCCGGCATGACCGTCGCCGAAATCTTCGAACGGTTCGGCGAACCCTATTTCCGCGACGGCGAACGCCGCGTCATCGCCCGGCTGATGGATGGCCGGCCCAAGGTGATCGCGACCGGCGGCGGTGCGTTCATCAACGACGATACCCGCGCGCTGATCCTGGCGACGTCGACCGCGATCTGGCTGCACGCGCACCCCGACGTCCTTGCCGAACGCGTCGGCCGCCGCGATACCCGCCCGCTGCTGCGCGGCCGCAACCCGCGGCAGGTGCTGTCCGAACTCGCCACCGTCCGCAATCCGATCTACGCCGAGGCGCATATCCACATCACCAGCAACAAATCCCCGCACGACACCACCGTCAATGCGATCCTTCAGGCAATCGGGTTCGGCCGGGCGGCACCGGAGGCATGA
- the aroB gene encoding 3-dehydroquinate synthase, with the protein MSRRIDVALGARSYPILIEAGLLARAADHLGPLARGRTMAIVTDENVRPHCAALQTALADAGVRSEAIVLPPGESTKSWTSLAALCDRLLDLGIERGDHVVALGGGVIGDLVGFACAILKRGCHFVQVPTTLLAQVDSSVGGKTAINTRAGKNLIGAFHQPAMVLIDPSVLDTLPPREVRAGYAEVVKYGLIDDPAFFAWCEAHGAALIAGDPAARVHAIAHAVAAKARIVAADEHETNGTRALLNLGHTFGHALEAEAGFSQALIHGEGVAAGCALAFAFSAARGLCPSDDASRVAAHWRSVRLPDGLAAAGIRASGATLVDHMRHDKKMAAGTLPFLLARGIGQTYLDKTIALTDVETFLDAQPR; encoded by the coding sequence ATGAGCCGGCGGATCGACGTCGCGCTGGGGGCACGCAGCTATCCCATCCTGATCGAGGCGGGGCTGCTGGCCCGCGCCGCCGATCACCTCGGCCCGCTCGCCCGCGGCCGGACGATGGCGATCGTCACCGACGAAAACGTCCGGCCGCATTGCGCCGCATTGCAGACGGCGCTGGCCGATGCCGGCGTACGGAGCGAGGCGATCGTGCTGCCCCCGGGCGAATCGACCAAGAGCTGGACGTCGCTCGCCGCGCTCTGCGACCGGTTGCTCGACCTCGGCATCGAGCGCGGCGACCATGTCGTGGCGCTCGGCGGCGGCGTGATCGGCGACCTCGTCGGGTTCGCCTGCGCCATCCTCAAGCGCGGCTGCCACTTTGTCCAGGTGCCGACGACGCTGCTCGCGCAGGTCGACAGTTCGGTCGGCGGCAAGACCGCGATCAACACCCGCGCCGGCAAGAACCTGATCGGCGCGTTCCACCAGCCTGCCATGGTGCTGATCGACCCGTCGGTGCTCGACACGCTGCCGCCGCGCGAGGTCCGCGCCGGTTATGCCGAGGTCGTCAAATACGGCCTGATCGACGATCCGGCGTTCTTCGCATGGTGCGAGGCGCATGGCGCGGCGCTGATCGCGGGCGATCCGGCTGCCCGCGTCCACGCGATCGCCCACGCCGTCGCCGCCAAGGCGCGGATCGTCGCGGCCGACGAGCACGAGACCAACGGTACGCGCGCCCTGCTGAACCTCGGCCACACGTTCGGCCATGCGCTGGAGGCGGAGGCGGGCTTTTCGCAGGCACTGATCCACGGCGAGGGCGTCGCCGCCGGTTGCGCCCTCGCCTTTGCGTTTTCCGCCGCGCGCGGGCTTTGCCCCTCCGACGACGCAAGCCGCGTCGCCGCCCATTGGCGCAGCGTCCGCCTGCCTGACGGCCTCGCCGCCGCCGGCATCCGCGCGTCAGGCGCGACGCTGGTCGACCATATGCGCCACGACAAGAAGATGGCGGCTGGCACGCTTCCCTTCCTGCTCGCCCGCGGGATCGGCCAAACCTACCTCGACAAGACCATCGCCCTCACCGATGTCGAGACGTTCCTCGACGCGCAGCCGCGCTGA
- a CDS encoding DUF2256 domain-containing protein, which produces MPNGIAKQNLPTKICPACERQFAWRKKWAKDWDNVVYCSDACRRKR; this is translated from the coding sequence ATGCCCAACGGTATCGCCAAGCAGAACCTGCCGACCAAGATATGTCCCGCCTGCGAACGACAGTTCGCCTGGCGCAAGAAATGGGCGAAGGACTGGGACAACGTCGTCTATTGTTCGGACGCCTGCCGCAGGAAACGATAG